From a region of the Thermomonas sp. HDW16 genome:
- a CDS encoding DUF1570 domain-containing protein: MLRKALTVAAFCLAAGCSDQGGNGRQPGAQQDPYIPRPVVETTHYRIHSSATDTQTRAVGESVESLYAAYAKVFGQQRQVQRLELVLYKSQAEFKANNRSAAWAEAYYREPRSYAYPGNGDNPHHWMLHEATHQLLRQASGFKLRRWVNEGIASYFGAGTLRDGMLDPMVADAAAYPIWWLASLELSGDMQADIDRGVVIPIEQIVEDTGPPISQDVNGYYLHYWSLTHYLLDGDAGKHRDAFLALVRQGGGPVEFRRLLGPYAQIQRGWYEHLRALAMKQRQATKNGSE; the protein is encoded by the coding sequence TTGCTGCGTAAAGCATTGACGGTCGCTGCATTCTGCTTGGCGGCTGGATGCAGCGATCAAGGTGGCAATGGCCGTCAACCCGGGGCGCAGCAAGATCCGTACATCCCGCGCCCTGTCGTCGAAACAACCCATTATCGAATCCATAGTTCGGCGACGGATACGCAGACGCGAGCGGTGGGCGAGTCGGTCGAATCCTTGTACGCCGCTTACGCGAAAGTATTCGGCCAGCAGCGACAGGTGCAGCGGCTGGAACTGGTGCTCTACAAAAGCCAGGCCGAGTTCAAGGCGAACAACCGCAGCGCCGCCTGGGCGGAAGCGTATTACCGCGAGCCCCGCTCCTACGCCTATCCGGGCAATGGCGATAACCCGCATCACTGGATGCTGCACGAGGCAACGCATCAACTGCTGAGGCAGGCCAGCGGATTCAAGCTGCGACGGTGGGTCAACGAAGGGATCGCGAGTTATTTCGGCGCGGGCACGCTGCGCGATGGCATGCTTGATCCGATGGTTGCGGATGCAGCTGCTTATCCGATCTGGTGGTTGGCCTCGTTGGAGTTATCGGGCGACATGCAGGCGGATATCGACCGCGGCGTGGTGATTCCGATCGAGCAAATTGTCGAGGACACCGGCCCTCCGATCTCGCAGGACGTCAATGGTTATTACCTCCACTATTGGAGCCTGACGCATTACCTGCTCGATGGGGATGCCGGCAAGCATCGCGATGCCTTCCTGGCCCTGGTGCGGCAGGGAGGTGGGCCGGTCGAGTTCCGCCGGTTGCTTGGGCCGTACGCACAGATCCAGCGTGGCTGGTACGAGCACCTGCGTGCGTTGGCGATGAAGCAGCGCCAGGCAACAAAAAACGGGAGCGAATAG
- a CDS encoding NAD(P) transhydrogenase subunit alpha, which yields MGDGFVALYIFMLAAIAGHVIISRVPVILHTPLMSGSNFIHGIVLIGAMVVLGHADTTLEKALGFIAVFLGAGNAAGGYVVTERMLDMFKSSKQPVQKPEGGK from the coding sequence GTGGGCGACGGCTTCGTGGCGCTGTACATCTTCATGCTGGCGGCCATCGCCGGCCACGTGATCATCTCGCGGGTGCCGGTGATCCTGCATACCCCGCTGATGTCGGGTTCCAACTTCATCCACGGCATCGTGCTGATCGGCGCGATGGTCGTACTCGGCCATGCGGATACCACCCTGGAAAAGGCGCTGGGCTTCATCGCGGTGTTCCTGGGCGCGGGCAATGCGGCAGGCGGTTACGTGGTGACCGAGCGGATGCTGGACATGTTCAAGTCCAGCAAACAGCCCGTTCAGAAGCCGGAGGGCGGCAAGTGA
- a CDS encoding RNA polymerase sigma factor — protein MLLFDPAKLGRVSAEAHQNVPATEPAIPTTLEAFLAGIDTRAFRFAEIALRNRDDALDAVQDAMMKMLAYRDHPPSEWSPLFWSILRNRIVDVQRRGLFRLRWLIPGSSNDDGEPLDWADDSPDPSRNNDSREAWTRISAALRKLPARQREAFTLRVLEELDVADTARAMGCSEGSVKTHLSRAREAMQKQLEEFR, from the coding sequence ATGTTGCTGTTCGACCCCGCTAAGCTTGGTCGCGTGAGCGCCGAAGCCCACCAGAACGTTCCGGCCACCGAGCCGGCGATACCGACGACGCTCGAGGCGTTCCTGGCCGGTATCGACACGCGCGCGTTCCGCTTCGCCGAGATCGCCCTGCGCAACCGCGACGATGCGCTGGACGCGGTACAGGACGCGATGATGAAGATGCTTGCCTACCGTGACCATCCGCCATCGGAATGGAGCCCGTTGTTCTGGAGCATCCTGCGCAACCGCATCGTCGATGTGCAGCGGCGCGGCCTGTTCCGCCTGCGCTGGCTGATCCCCGGCAGCAGCAATGACGACGGCGAACCGCTGGACTGGGCCGACGACAGCCCGGATCCCTCGCGCAACAACGACAGCCGCGAAGCATGGACGCGGATCAGCGCGGCGCTGCGCAAGCTGCCCGCCCGCCAGCGCGAAGCCTTCACCCTGCGCGTGCTGGAAGAACTCGACGTGGCCGATACCGCCCGCGCGATGGGCTGCAGCGAAGGCTCGGTGAAAACGCATCTGTCCCGCGCCCGCGAGGCGATGCAGAAACAACTGGAAGAATTCCGATGA
- a CDS encoding DUF3106 domain-containing protein yields the protein MNNTIQSRMIRTTLLALALWPAFAFAQAQTATTQYPEWDKLTPAQRDALVAPLRDRWDSNPDDRGRMIERAQRWKTMPRDQRDRARHGMQRWEHMSPEQRTEARALFHAMRGMDNDQRKVFLADWRQKTPQQKVEWLKAHPAPERRERARQ from the coding sequence ATGAACAACACGATCCAGAGCCGCATGATCCGAACCACCCTCCTCGCCCTTGCCCTGTGGCCGGCGTTCGCCTTCGCGCAGGCACAGACCGCGACCACGCAGTACCCGGAATGGGACAAGCTGACGCCTGCCCAGCGCGACGCCTTGGTCGCGCCCCTGCGCGATCGCTGGGACAGCAACCCCGACGACCGCGGCCGCATGATCGAACGCGCGCAACGCTGGAAGACCATGCCGCGCGACCAACGCGACCGCGCCCGCCACGGCATGCAGCGCTGGGAACACATGTCGCCCGAACAGCGCACCGAAGCCCGCGCCCTGTTCCACGCCATGCGTGGTATGGATAACGATCAGCGCAAGGTCTTCCTGGCCGACTGGCGGCAAAAGACCCCGCAACAGAAAGTCGAATGGCTGAAGGCGCATCCGGCACCGGAACGGCGCGAACGCGCGCGACAATAA